In Levilactobacillus brevis, a single genomic region encodes these proteins:
- a CDS encoding DMT family transporter, with amino-acid sequence MLPITIGIVIGIIVSFQTAVNSRLRHFIGSPYQASFVSFTVGTLFLAVMTLIDQHTLLVAPRVMATQPWWIWIGGLLGVIFLTANILLFPHIGAVQTAIMPILGQVVMGSIIDNFGWFHADQQPLTLIKLTGLLLALIGILITVALPEVLRRRQHRQLATESTAGNPLVWRLIGVFTGALGATQTTINGRLGLVLHSAVHAAFISFLIGTIGLFIIVLTVNRSFREIRRATGHGKPWWLWIGGMLGAIFVLGNAYLAPIIGTGQTVVFALLGQITGGLLVDQFGLLGARRKPVVPVQLFGLLVLIIGVVMIRLF; translated from the coding sequence ATGCTTCCGATCACCATCGGCATTGTTATCGGTATCATTGTTTCATTCCAAACCGCCGTCAACTCGCGCTTACGCCATTTCATTGGCTCGCCGTATCAAGCGTCGTTCGTTTCGTTTACGGTGGGAACGCTCTTTCTCGCCGTCATGACGTTGATTGACCAACATACGCTGCTGGTCGCGCCCCGGGTCATGGCCACCCAACCGTGGTGGATCTGGATTGGCGGATTACTGGGGGTCATCTTTCTGACGGCCAACATTCTGTTGTTCCCACATATCGGGGCCGTGCAGACCGCGATCATGCCGATTCTGGGACAGGTGGTGATGGGGTCCATCATCGACAACTTTGGCTGGTTTCATGCCGACCAACAACCGCTGACGCTAATTAAACTGACGGGGCTCCTGCTCGCTTTGATTGGGATCCTCATCACGGTGGCCCTCCCGGAAGTTCTCCGACGCCGGCAGCACCGTCAGCTCGCTACCGAATCCACAGCGGGCAATCCCCTTGTCTGGCGCTTAATCGGGGTCTTTACCGGGGCTTTGGGCGCTACCCAGACCACCATCAACGGGCGTCTCGGACTGGTGCTTCACTCGGCCGTTCACGCCGCCTTCATTTCCTTTCTGATTGGTACCATTGGCCTATTCATTATTGTTCTCACCGTCAATCGCAGTTTCCGCGAGATTCGGCGAGCAACTGGCCACGGCAAGCCGTGGTGGTTGTGGATTGGCGGGATGCTGGGGGCCATCTTTGTTCTGGGAAATGCCTACCTGGCACCCATCATCGGCACCGGCCAGACAGTGGTCTTCGCCCTTCTGGGACAGATCACCGGGGGATTGTTGGTTGACCAATTTGGTTTGCTCGGTGCCCGCCGCAAACCGGTGGTACCGGTCCAGCTGTTCGGCCTCCTCGTGCTGATTATCGGCGTGGTCATGATTCGCCTCTTTTAA
- a CDS encoding nucleoside hydrolase — MKNVYFNHDGGVDDLVSLLLLLQMPDVHLTGVGVIGADCYLEPALSASRKIIDRFGHGAQLEVAASDSRGVHPFPKEWRLDAFSLDALPILNEAGTVTTPVAPQPAHLDLLEKIQDTPGKTTLIMTGPLTDLARALDVDPTLTAKIERLYWMGGTFDGRGNVAEPEQDGTTEWNAFWDPAAVKTVWDSTIPIQMVGLESTRQVPLTPTIRQHWATLRQHPALDFIGQGYALVPALQHFETNSTYFLWDVLTTVASETPTIVTTRDLRSDVLTSGPGRGRTFETPDGRPVTLVTHVDHDAFFKRVDDLAILADK; from the coding sequence ATGAAAAATGTTTACTTTAATCACGATGGTGGCGTCGACGACCTCGTTTCCCTATTGCTCCTGCTGCAAATGCCCGATGTCCACCTCACCGGCGTCGGCGTGATTGGCGCGGATTGCTATCTGGAACCGGCCTTGTCCGCGAGTCGTAAGATTATCGATCGCTTCGGTCATGGGGCGCAACTAGAAGTAGCCGCCTCCGATTCACGCGGGGTACACCCCTTTCCCAAGGAATGGCGTCTGGACGCCTTTAGCCTGGACGCGCTGCCGATCCTAAATGAAGCCGGAACGGTGACGACCCCCGTCGCGCCCCAGCCGGCCCACCTAGACCTGCTGGAAAAGATTCAGGATACCCCGGGCAAAACGACTCTGATTATGACTGGGCCGCTAACCGACCTTGCCCGCGCGCTGGATGTCGACCCCACGCTCACCGCAAAGATTGAACGACTTTACTGGATGGGTGGCACCTTCGACGGCCGGGGTAACGTGGCCGAGCCCGAACAGGACGGCACCACCGAGTGGAACGCCTTCTGGGACCCAGCCGCCGTCAAGACCGTTTGGGACAGCACGATTCCCATCCAAATGGTGGGCTTAGAGAGCACGCGGCAAGTGCCGTTAACCCCGACCATTCGTCAGCATTGGGCGACGTTGCGGCAACACCCGGCTCTGGACTTCATCGGCCAAGGCTACGCGCTGGTCCCCGCCCTGCAGCACTTCGAGACCAACTCGACCTATTTCTTGTGGGACGTCCTAACCACGGTCGCGAGTGAGACGCCAACCATCGTGACCACCCGTGACCTGCGTAGCGACGTTCTCACCAGCGGTCCCGGTCGTGGCCGCACCTTCGAGACGCCGGACGGGCGTCCCGTCACACTGGTCACTCACGTCGATCACGATGCCTTCTTCAAACGGGTGGATGACCTCGCCATTTTAGCCGACAAATAA